A window of the Cystobacter fuscus genome harbors these coding sequences:
- the ybeY gene encoding rRNA maturation RNase YbeY gives MARRVRWVRAPDARGGRRANVKLRKGKVIPRDDGKRIEEFVGAATTGTDSVSVARMLAPPGWSEPAQKPEFDEVVIVLKGELTLVVDGRRQLIEQGEMGLVPRGRRVVYRNDGQGACDYYSVCAPAFRVELANIEQAEEEPQENRVTVQVAHPQGKRFSKQVTELAETFLEKLELSGCELSISLVGDHAIRRLNRTWRKKDKATDVLSFPAGEAPKGTPGPRQLGDVVISLDTAKLQAREYERTLEQEVARYLAHGLLHLLGHDHERPKDAQKMARAEERLLGASGMVGDAVAPRARKLMT, from the coding sequence CGCGTCCGGTGGGTACGGGCACCTGATGCGCGTGGCGGGAGGAGGGCGAACGTGAAGCTGCGCAAGGGGAAGGTGATTCCCCGCGACGATGGGAAGCGCATCGAGGAGTTCGTGGGCGCGGCGACGACGGGCACCGACTCGGTGTCGGTGGCGCGCATGCTGGCGCCGCCGGGCTGGAGCGAGCCGGCGCAGAAGCCCGAGTTCGACGAGGTGGTCATCGTCCTCAAGGGCGAGCTGACGCTCGTGGTGGACGGCCGGCGCCAGCTCATCGAGCAAGGGGAGATGGGCCTGGTGCCCCGGGGCCGCCGGGTGGTGTACCGCAACGATGGGCAGGGCGCGTGCGACTACTATTCGGTGTGCGCACCGGCCTTCCGGGTGGAGCTGGCGAACATCGAGCAGGCCGAGGAGGAGCCCCAGGAGAACCGGGTGACGGTGCAGGTGGCGCATCCCCAGGGCAAGCGCTTCTCCAAGCAGGTGACGGAGCTGGCCGAGACGTTCCTGGAGAAGCTGGAGCTGTCCGGGTGCGAGCTGTCCATCTCGCTGGTGGGCGACCATGCCATCCGCCGGCTCAACCGCACCTGGCGCAAGAAGGACAAGGCGACGGACGTGCTGAGCTTCCCCGCGGGCGAGGCCCCCAAGGGCACGCCCGGGCCGAGGCAGCTCGGCGACGTGGTCATCTCCCTGGACACGGCGAAGCTCCAGGCCCGGGAGTACGAGCGCACCCTCGAGCAGGAGGTGGCGCGCTACCTGGCGCACGGCCTCTTGCACCTGTTGGGGCACGACCACGAGCGGCCCAAGGACGCGCAGAAGATGGCGCGCGCCGAGGAGCGCCTGCTGGGCGCCAGCGGCATGGTGGGGGACGCGGTGGCCCCCCGGGCTCGCAAGCTCATGACGTGA
- a CDS encoding DUF4105 domain-containing protein codes for MSRLASSMLCLLGLLLTALPASAQELPPWGTGESRGEDLSVYLVTFGPGDDVPSWFGHGSLVVEDQKLRQSRLYNYGMFSFDERMLLRYAMGRLEFWVDDANPAAVFRFYRSINRDVRLQELNLAPAQKVELGRLLAENVLPQNRNYLYHHYNDNCVTRLRDALDKVLGGQLHAAASGPGRMTLRDHTRRYTAVGPPMSLLLDFLMNDEIDKPTTRWQEAFLPDELERQVAELQVLGEDGQRHPLVARSFTLYAAQGRPATPAQPPNYAPVLLLLGLVLGGLAVGLALWERRTGGRAPRVLLGLQNVLVGLVVGIPGLALFIMWLGTDHTVTYRNENLFLANPLTVLALPLGFQWMRGSPRARERMWRLWVVLAALGVLGLVLKALPLFDQDNWRLIALLLPVSVGMAGAMTLGRSVVAVRQASPPLAPTLKASGN; via the coding sequence ATGTCCCGCCTCGCCTCATCGATGCTCTGTCTGCTCGGCCTGTTGCTGACCGCCCTTCCGGCGTCCGCGCAGGAGCTGCCTCCCTGGGGAACCGGGGAGAGCCGGGGGGAGGACTTGTCCGTCTATCTGGTCACCTTCGGGCCCGGCGACGACGTGCCGTCCTGGTTCGGCCACGGCTCGCTGGTGGTGGAGGACCAGAAGCTGCGCCAGTCGCGCCTCTACAACTACGGCATGTTCTCCTTCGACGAGCGCATGCTCCTGCGCTACGCGATGGGGCGGCTCGAGTTCTGGGTGGACGACGCGAACCCCGCGGCCGTGTTCCGCTTCTACCGCTCGATCAACCGGGACGTGCGGTTGCAGGAGTTGAACCTGGCGCCCGCGCAGAAGGTGGAGCTGGGACGGCTGCTGGCGGAGAACGTGCTGCCGCAGAACCGCAACTACCTCTACCACCACTACAACGACAACTGCGTGACGCGGCTGCGCGATGCGCTCGACAAGGTGCTGGGAGGTCAGCTGCACGCCGCGGCGAGCGGCCCCGGGCGGATGACGCTGCGCGATCACACGCGCCGCTACACGGCTGTGGGCCCGCCCATGAGCCTGCTGCTCGACTTCCTGATGAACGACGAGATCGACAAGCCCACCACGCGCTGGCAGGAGGCGTTCCTGCCCGACGAGCTGGAGCGGCAGGTGGCGGAGTTGCAGGTGCTGGGAGAGGACGGCCAGCGTCACCCCCTGGTGGCCCGGTCCTTCACCCTCTACGCGGCGCAGGGCCGTCCGGCCACGCCCGCGCAGCCGCCGAACTATGCCCCCGTCCTGCTGCTGCTGGGGCTCGTGCTGGGTGGCCTCGCGGTGGGGCTGGCCCTGTGGGAACGGCGCACGGGTGGGCGGGCGCCCCGCGTCCTGCTCGGCCTGCAGAACGTCCTGGTGGGCCTGGTGGTGGGGATTCCGGGACTCGCGCTGTTCATCATGTGGCTGGGCACGGACCACACGGTGACGTACCGCAACGAGAACCTGTTCCTGGCCAACCCGCTCACCGTGCTGGCGCTGCCCCTGGGCTTCCAGTGGATGCGCGGCTCGCCGCGGGCGCGCGAGAGGATGTGGCGGTTGTGGGTGGTGCTCGCGGCCCTGGGCGTGCTGGGGCTGGTGCTCAAGGCGCTGCCCCTGTTCGATCAAGACAACTGGCGCCTCATCGCGCTGCTCCTGCCCGTGTCGGTGGGCATGGCGGGTGCGATGACGCTGGGGCGCTCCGTGGTGGCGGTGCGACAGGCGTCCCCACCCCTGGCGCCCACCCTGAAGGCTTCTGGCAACTGA
- the prfB gene encoding peptide chain release factor 2 (programmed frameshift): MANDSMEKIGGLRERLMALRGHLDLDRKRSRIALIERESTLPTFWDDNTKAQAMLKEKSTLEASVGSFEKALRGLDDAQTLLELAAEMNDPASAQEAEDSLGAVEADIAKLELARMLSGEQDRSYCFMDINAGAGGTDSMDWAAMLMRMYTRYCEQRGWKVEINDSQEGEEAGFKNVSLRIEGEYAYGYLKAEVGVHRLVRISPFDANARRQTAFASVDVYPEVDDSIQIDIPEKDIELKFIRGGGAGGQKVNKTSSTAQLRHLPTGIIITCQTERSQSANKDMAFKILRGRLYELEMKKREAERDAAEAQKKDISFGSQIRSYVLAPYRMVKDLRTGVETGNVDAVLDGELESFVTAQLMGVKNPNRAASE, translated from the exons ATGGCGAACGACTCGATGGAGAAAATCGGCGGGCTTCGCGAGCGTCTGATGGCGCTCAGGGGGCATCTT GACCTCGATCGCAAGAGGTCTCGCATCGCGCTGATCGAGCGCGAATCCACGCTGCCCACGTTCTGGGACGACAACACCAAGGCCCAGGCGATGCTCAAGGAGAAGTCCACGCTGGAGGCGAGCGTGGGCTCCTTCGAGAAGGCGCTCCGGGGCCTGGACGACGCGCAGACGCTGCTGGAGCTGGCGGCGGAGATGAACGACCCGGCCAGCGCGCAGGAGGCCGAGGACTCGCTCGGCGCCGTCGAGGCGGACATCGCCAAGCTGGAGCTGGCGCGGATGCTCTCCGGCGAGCAGGACCGGTCGTACTGCTTCATGGACATCAACGCGGGCGCGGGTGGCACGGACTCCATGGACTGGGCCGCCATGCTCATGCGCATGTACACGCGCTACTGCGAGCAGCGCGGCTGGAAGGTGGAGATCAACGACTCGCAGGAGGGCGAGGAAGCCGGCTTCAAGAACGTCTCGCTGCGCATCGAGGGCGAGTACGCCTACGGCTACCTCAAGGCGGAGGTGGGGGTGCACCGGCTGGTGCGCATCAGCCCCTTCGACGCCAACGCGCGCCGGCAGACGGCGTTCGCCTCGGTGGACGTGTACCCGGAGGTGGATGACTCCATCCAGATCGACATCCCGGAGAAGGACATCGAGCTGAAGTTCATCCGGGGGGGCGGCGCGGGCGGTCAGAAGGTCAACAAGACCTCGTCCACGGCGCAGCTGCGCCACCTGCCCACCGGCATCATCATCACCTGCCAGACGGAGCGCTCGCAGTCGGCCAACAAGGACATGGCGTTCAAGATCCTCCGGGGCCGCCTCTACGAGCTGGAGATGAAGAAGCGCGAGGCGGAGCGGGACGCCGCCGAGGCGCAGAAGAAGGACATCTCCTTCGGCTCGCAGATCCGCTCGTACGTGCTGGCGCCCTATCGCATGGTGAAGGACCTGCGCACGGGCGTGGAAACGGGCAACGTGGACGCGGTGTTGGACGGAGAGCTGGAGTCGTTCGTCACCGCCCAGTTGATGGGGGTGAAGAACCCCAACCGCGCGGCCTCCGAGTAG
- a CDS encoding sigma-70 family RNA polymerase sigma factor: MSASEVLGSQDVETPERLLLARLRRGEPEAFEALVRENQDRLYDFCVRMLADPEEAYDVVQEVFVSAHQHLARFREDSKLSTWLFRIGKNHCLNRLKYLKRRGRGRSDEYGEQSEGALARALGSPPGPDEALEAAREQARVQWAISQLEPDARMLVALRDIEGLSYEEIVDITELALGTVKSRLHRAREKLADVLGRLEE, encoded by the coding sequence GTGTCTGCGAGCGAAGTGCTCGGGAGTCAGGACGTGGAGACGCCGGAGCGCCTGTTGCTGGCGCGGCTGCGGCGTGGCGAGCCGGAGGCCTTCGAGGCCCTGGTGCGCGAGAACCAGGACCGGCTCTACGACTTCTGCGTGCGGATGCTCGCGGACCCGGAAGAGGCGTATGACGTGGTGCAGGAGGTCTTCGTGAGCGCCCACCAGCACCTGGCGCGCTTCCGGGAGGACTCCAAGCTGTCCACGTGGTTGTTCCGTATCGGAAAGAACCACTGTCTCAACCGGCTGAAGTACCTCAAGCGCCGGGGCCGGGGCCGCTCGGACGAGTACGGCGAGCAGAGCGAGGGCGCGCTGGCACGGGCGCTGGGCTCGCCCCCGGGGCCCGACGAGGCCCTGGAGGCCGCGCGCGAGCAGGCCCGGGTGCAGTGGGCCATCTCCCAGCTCGAGCCGGACGCGCGCATGCTGGTGGCGCTCCGGGACATCGAGGGCCTGTCGTACGAGGAAATCGTCGACATTACCGAGCTAGCGTTGGGAACCGTGAAAAGCCGGCTCCACCGGGCCCGGGAGAAGTTGGCGGATGTACTGGGGCGGCTTGAGGAATGA
- a CDS encoding anti-sigma factor family protein, with amino-acid sequence MPAQLSHRETRALFIAFADEELPADTAREVRSHLDTCGECQQGWQAYSSTVLRVRQVPRHKAPPALASQVLARVKRQRRSGLRGLQLAHAHYRLPVEVLIPVLLAAAVAAYLLVSSS; translated from the coding sequence ATGCCAGCGCAGCTCAGCCATCGTGAAACCCGGGCCCTGTTCATCGCCTTCGCCGATGAGGAGCTTCCCGCCGACACGGCGCGTGAAGTGCGCTCCCACCTGGACACCTGTGGCGAGTGCCAGCAGGGGTGGCAGGCCTATTCGAGCACCGTGCTCCGGGTGCGTCAGGTGCCGCGGCACAAGGCGCCGCCGGCGCTGGCCTCGCAGGTGCTGGCGCGGGTGAAGCGCCAGCGCCGCTCTGGCCTGCGCGGGTTGCAACTGGCGCACGCGCACTACCGGCTGCCGGTGGAGGTGCTCATCCCCGTGCTGCTCGCGGCCGCGGTGGCGGCCTACCTGCTCGTGTCTTCTTCCTGA
- the lysS gene encoding lysine--tRNA ligase yields the protein MSDTPENKTAEVDLGSKEQEIYAQRLDKARKWKDSGFNPYGNGYRPQHLAADILARHDKQSTEELEQAGPVAYDVAGRIVAVRSFGKAAFVKLRDRSGEIQAHLKKDALGDAYELFKLCDLGDFVAVQGTLFRSKTGELTLSATKFLPLTKSLRPLPEKWHGLSDVETRYRQRYLDLVSNPEVKQTFLKRNKLIRYIREFLDGRDFIEVETPMMHPLVSGAAARPFTTHHNALDIDLYMRIAPELYLKRLVVGGIERVYEINRNFRNEGISTRHNPEFTMLEFYQAYATFEDLMDLTEEMLSGAAKAVTGDTKVTYQGHVLDFGKGWKRIPMTEAIREAVPSLSDKDMADPDRLRHELLSKAQGEADRRAIQTMHHGELVGALFEHHVETTLVHPTFITQYPTAVSPLARRNDQNPDFTDRFELFVAGREIGNAFSELNDPIDQKERFLSQLEAKQRGQQETMDYDEDYIRALEHGMPPTAGEGIGIDRVAMLFTDAPSIRDVILFPLLKPLAK from the coding sequence ATGTCCGACACGCCAGAGAACAAGACCGCCGAAGTAGACCTTGGGTCCAAGGAGCAGGAAATCTACGCGCAGCGCCTCGACAAGGCGCGCAAGTGGAAGGACTCCGGCTTCAACCCCTACGGCAATGGGTACCGGCCCCAGCACCTGGCCGCCGACATCCTCGCCCGTCACGACAAGCAGTCCACCGAGGAGCTCGAGCAGGCCGGGCCGGTCGCCTACGACGTGGCGGGCCGCATCGTGGCCGTGCGCAGCTTCGGCAAGGCCGCCTTCGTGAAGCTGCGGGACCGCTCCGGGGAGATCCAGGCCCACCTGAAGAAGGACGCGCTCGGGGACGCCTACGAGCTGTTCAAGCTGTGCGACCTGGGCGACTTCGTGGCGGTGCAGGGCACGCTCTTCCGCTCGAAGACGGGCGAGCTGACCCTGTCGGCGACGAAGTTCCTGCCGCTCACCAAGTCCCTGCGCCCCCTGCCCGAGAAGTGGCATGGCCTGTCGGACGTGGAGACGCGCTACCGCCAGCGCTACCTGGACCTCGTGTCCAACCCCGAGGTCAAGCAGACCTTCCTCAAGCGCAACAAGCTCATCCGCTACATCCGCGAGTTCCTCGACGGGCGCGACTTCATCGAGGTGGAGACGCCGATGATGCACCCGCTGGTGTCCGGCGCGGCGGCGCGTCCGTTCACCACGCACCACAACGCGCTCGACATCGACCTGTACATGCGCATCGCGCCGGAGCTCTACCTCAAGCGTCTGGTGGTGGGCGGCATCGAGCGCGTGTACGAAATCAACCGCAACTTCCGCAACGAGGGCATCAGCACCCGGCACAACCCCGAGTTCACGATGCTGGAGTTCTACCAGGCCTACGCCACGTTCGAGGACCTGATGGACCTCACCGAGGAGATGCTCTCGGGGGCGGCCAAGGCGGTGACGGGGGACACGAAGGTCACCTACCAGGGCCACGTGCTGGACTTCGGCAAGGGCTGGAAGCGCATCCCCATGACGGAGGCGATCCGCGAGGCGGTGCCCTCCTTGAGCGACAAGGACATGGCGGATCCGGACCGGCTGCGGCACGAGCTGCTGTCCAAGGCCCAGGGCGAGGCGGATCGCCGCGCCATCCAGACCATGCACCACGGGGAGCTGGTGGGCGCGCTCTTCGAGCACCACGTGGAGACCACCCTGGTGCACCCCACCTTCATCACCCAGTACCCCACGGCGGTCAGCCCCCTGGCACGCCGCAATGATCAGAACCCGGACTTCACCGATCGCTTCGAGCTGTTCGTCGCGGGCCGGGAGATCGGCAACGCCTTCTCCGAGCTCAACGATCCCATCGACCAGAAGGAACGCTTCCTCTCCCAACTGGAGGCCAAGCAGCGCGGTCAGCAGGAGACGATGGACTACGACGAGGACTACATCCGCGCACTCGAGCACGGCATGCCGCCCACGGCGGGCGAGGGCATCGGGATTGATCGCGTCGCCATGTTGTTCACCGACGCGCCGTCGATCCGCGACGTCATTCTCTTCCCCCTCCTCAAGCCGCTTGCGAAGTAG
- a CDS encoding ABC transporter permease, translating to MNAERQTVYRWSLIWSGVLVALVGVVLLGVAIGRVDAWARVASVLGLSALGWGGLVQTINAVGLVAVQSAVPSSVGLVGTEYLVIGSAAWIVGWVLIASGIRRAPESTEGPSPAAGAVLYPRLAQYRDFYWSTLGAYGGGMLLAELVLILLQTFLSSGGGASGGGQGGLAPPIAFAVSLIVASLVAFACGFVGAARARRLAMPEATIGVIYLGLPVPIGLTLMEQLPDLQVTLGYRLREVTYVADMLGRPVVGYWLVFSLLVLMLVLGINTGFIAAGSGRMDLRLGFELFVARRHVGVFRPTLVFGTLAVLLFGIVPPLIIYGIIRAVEAAVERTRIRELGLKDPLAAASALNRLKLREQSPTMMMTALSVGGVGVGVMALIIVLSVMSGFEEDLQNKILGAHSHVVVSKYAGHLSEYKRLMEQIAKVPGVAGQTPSIDNPVMVLAEDEVQGIVLKGIDPETVGSVLDLRRNMLPGGELDNLETPEKIVPRRSLGLGSKPSAQDEEDEEIDPIIGKTTRSSEQKVLPGIILGRELATILRVVVGDRVNVISPQGAELGPAGLIPKSRAFRVAGIFYSGMYEYDAKFAYILLAEAQKLFNTTGPTGIELKVMDVDDARRIATQVSRELGGYPYRARDWGEIHRNIFSALRLEKLVMGIILSIIIIVAAGLIVATVIMLVLEKRKEISVLKALGVSDGGIVKIFLAEGLQIGVAGGLLGLFSGLAWCYFILKVGIKLDPSVYYIPNLPVKIEPVQTALAVVIAVLVTYLASIYPALKASSVEPVEGLKAE from the coding sequence GTGAACGCCGAACGGCAGACCGTCTACCGCTGGAGCCTCATCTGGAGTGGCGTCCTCGTGGCGCTCGTGGGCGTCGTGCTGCTCGGCGTGGCCATTGGCCGCGTGGATGCGTGGGCGCGGGTCGCCTCGGTGCTGGGACTGTCCGCCCTGGGCTGGGGTGGGCTCGTGCAGACGATCAACGCGGTCGGCCTGGTGGCGGTGCAGTCCGCCGTGCCGTCCTCGGTGGGCCTCGTGGGCACCGAGTACCTCGTCATCGGGTCCGCCGCGTGGATCGTGGGCTGGGTCCTCATCGCCAGTGGCATCCGCCGGGCTCCGGAGTCCACCGAGGGGCCCAGTCCGGCCGCGGGCGCGGTGCTCTATCCCCGGCTCGCGCAGTACCGGGACTTCTACTGGAGCACGCTGGGCGCCTACGGCGGCGGCATGCTGCTGGCGGAGCTGGTGCTCATCCTCTTGCAGACGTTCCTGTCGAGCGGAGGAGGCGCGAGCGGAGGAGGGCAGGGGGGTCTGGCGCCGCCGATCGCCTTCGCGGTGTCGCTCATCGTCGCCTCGCTCGTCGCCTTCGCGTGCGGCTTCGTGGGGGCCGCGCGGGCGCGGCGGCTGGCCATGCCCGAGGCCACCATCGGGGTCATCTACCTCGGCCTGCCCGTGCCCATCGGCCTGACGCTGATGGAGCAGTTGCCGGACCTCCAGGTGACCCTGGGCTACCGGCTGCGCGAAGTGACGTACGTGGCGGACATGCTCGGCCGCCCGGTGGTGGGCTACTGGCTGGTGTTCTCGCTGCTGGTGCTCATGCTGGTGCTGGGCATCAACACGGGCTTCATCGCCGCGGGCAGTGGGCGCATGGACCTGCGGCTGGGCTTCGAGCTGTTCGTCGCCCGGCGCCACGTGGGGGTCTTCCGCCCCACGCTCGTGTTCGGCACGCTGGCGGTGCTCCTGTTCGGCATCGTTCCGCCGCTCATCATCTACGGCATCATCCGCGCCGTGGAGGCGGCCGTGGAGCGCACGCGCATCCGCGAACTGGGCCTGAAGGATCCGCTCGCCGCCGCCTCCGCGCTCAACCGCCTGAAGCTGCGCGAGCAGTCGCCCACCATGATGATGACGGCGCTCTCGGTGGGCGGCGTGGGCGTGGGCGTGATGGCGCTCATCATCGTCCTGTCGGTGATGAGCGGCTTCGAGGAGGACCTGCAGAACAAGATCCTCGGGGCGCACTCACACGTGGTGGTGTCGAAGTACGCGGGCCACCTGTCCGAGTACAAGCGGCTGATGGAGCAGATCGCCAAGGTGCCCGGCGTGGCGGGCCAGACGCCCTCCATCGACAACCCGGTGATGGTGCTCGCCGAGGACGAGGTGCAGGGCATCGTCCTCAAGGGGATTGATCCGGAGACGGTGGGCTCGGTGCTGGATCTGCGCCGGAACATGCTGCCCGGGGGCGAGCTGGACAACCTGGAGACCCCCGAGAAGATCGTCCCCCGGCGCTCGCTGGGCCTGGGCTCGAAGCCCTCCGCCCAGGACGAGGAGGACGAGGAGATCGATCCCATCATCGGGAAGACGACCCGGAGCAGCGAGCAGAAGGTGCTGCCGGGCATCATCCTCGGCCGGGAGCTGGCCACCATCCTGCGCGTGGTGGTGGGAGACCGGGTGAACGTCATCTCGCCCCAGGGCGCGGAGCTGGGCCCCGCGGGACTCATCCCCAAGAGCCGCGCCTTCCGCGTGGCGGGCATCTTCTACTCGGGCATGTACGAGTACGACGCCAAGTTCGCCTACATCCTCCTGGCCGAGGCCCAGAAGCTCTTCAACACCACGGGGCCCACGGGCATCGAGCTGAAGGTGATGGACGTGGACGACGCGCGGCGCATCGCCACGCAGGTGTCGCGCGAGCTGGGCGGCTACCCCTACCGCGCCCGGGACTGGGGGGAGATCCACCGCAACATCTTCTCCGCGCTCCGGTTGGAGAAGCTGGTGATGGGCATCATCCTGTCCATCATCATCATCGTGGCCGCGGGCCTCATCGTGGCCACGGTCATCATGCTCGTGCTGGAGAAGCGCAAGGAGATCTCCGTGCTCAAGGCCCTGGGCGTCTCCGACGGCGGCATCGTGAAGATCTTCCTCGCCGAGGGTCTCCAGATTGGCGTGGCCGGAGGCCTGCTGGGGCTCTTCTCGGGGCTCGCGTGGTGCTACTTCATCCTGAAGGTGGGCATCAAACTGGACCCGTCCGTCTATTACATCCCCAACCTGCCGGTGAAGATCGAGCCGGTGCAGACGGCGCTCGCGGTGGTCATCGCGGTGCTGGTCACCTACCTGGCGTCCATCTATCCCGCGCTCAAGGCGAGCAGCGTGGAGCCGGTGGAAGGCCTCAAGGCGGAGTGA
- a CDS encoding ABC transporter ATP-binding protein: MALLSIRDVFKSYFLHGKRIDVLRGVSLDIDKGEMVSLIGASGAGKSTFLHVLGTLDMPAAGELLFEGRSVFAMNDAEIADFRNRTIGFVFQSHYLLPEFTALENVAMPALIQRRERAPTYAYARELLERVGLGSRVDHRPGELSGGEAQRVALARALVLKPAVLLADEPTGNLDPATGEGIHQLLREVNRELGITAVVVTHNETLARSMPRRLRLMAGQVTEA; this comes from the coding sequence ATGGCACTGCTCTCCATCCGCGACGTCTTCAAGAGCTACTTCCTGCACGGCAAGCGCATCGACGTGCTGCGCGGGGTCTCCCTGGACATCGACAAGGGGGAGATGGTGAGCCTCATCGGTGCGTCCGGGGCGGGCAAGAGCACGTTCCTGCACGTGCTGGGCACGCTGGACATGCCCGCCGCGGGCGAGCTGCTCTTCGAGGGCAGGAGCGTCTTCGCCATGAACGACGCGGAGATCGCCGACTTCCGCAACCGCACCATCGGCTTCGTCTTCCAGAGCCACTACCTGCTGCCCGAGTTCACCGCGTTGGAGAACGTGGCCATGCCGGCGCTCATCCAGCGCCGGGAGCGGGCGCCCACCTATGCCTACGCGCGGGAGTTGCTCGAGCGGGTGGGCCTGGGCTCCCGGGTGGATCATCGGCCCGGGGAGCTGTCCGGAGGTGAGGCGCAGCGCGTGGCCCTGGCGCGCGCCCTGGTGCTCAAGCCGGCGGTGCTGCTCGCCGACGAGCCCACGGGCAACCTGGATCCCGCCACGGGCGAGGGCATCCACCAGCTCCTGCGCGAGGTGAACCGGGAGCTGGGCATCACCGCCGTGGTGGTGACCCACAACGAGACCCTGGCGCGCTCCATGCCCCGGCGTCTGCGGCTGATGGCCGGCCAGGTAACCGAGGCATGA